A stretch of DNA from Rathayibacter sp. VKM Ac-2762:
TCGTCATCATCGCCGTCGGCGTCGCCCTCTCCATCGCCCTGCACGAGGTCGGGCACCTCCTCCCCGCCAAGCTGTTCGGGGTCAAGGTCACGCAGTACATGATCGGGTTCGGGCCGACCCTCTTCTCCCGGCGACGCGGCGAGACGGAGTACGGCGTCAAGGCGATCCCGCTCGGCGGCTACATCGCCATGATCGGCATGTACCCGCCGAAGCACCCGGGGGACCGGCCCACGGAGTCGAGCACAGGCTTCTTCAACGGCCTGGCGTCCTCCGAGGCCCAGCTCGAGGAGCCCCGGCGCGGCGCCTACGCCACGATGATCGACGAGGCCCGTGCCGCCAGCGCCGAGACGATCGGCGACGGCGAGGACCATCGCGCGTTCTACCGGCTCCCCGTGTGGAAGCGCGTGATCGTCATGGCCGGCGGCCCCTTCATGAACCTCGTGATCGCCACGGTCCTCTTCACCGTCCTCCTCTGCGGCATCGGGATCCCGCAGAGCACCAGCACCCTCGCCGCGGTCTCGCAGTGCGTGGTCCCGGAGTCGCAGCGCGCGACCGCGACCTGCACCGCCGACGACCCGCTGGCACCCGGAGCCGCGGCCGGCCTGCTGCCGGGCGACACGATCACGGCGATCGACGGCACTGCGGTGAGCACCTGGAACGACCTGACCCCGATCATCCAGCGCTCCGCGGGCGTCCCGCTCAGCGTGTCCGTCCAGCGCGACGGCGCCCCGCTGACCCTCACGATCACCCCCGCCGAGAACGAGGTCGCGGTGACCGACGCGAACGGCGCCCCCGTCACCGACGCCTCCGGTGCGATCGAGACGCAGACGGTCGGCTTCATCGGCATCTCGCCCACATCGGCCCTCGCGCAGCAGCCGATCACCGCGGTGCCCGAGACGGTCTGGTCGAACATCACCAGCGTCGCCCACGTCATCCTCAACCTGCCGCAGCGCCTCATCGACGTCGCCCAGGCGGCGTTCGGCTCGGAGGCGCGCGACGCCAACGGCCCGATCAGCGTCGTCGGAGTGGGCCGGATCGCGGGCGAGATCGCCGCCTCCGACCAGCTCCCCGTCGTGTCCAAGGTGCAGACGATGGTCGGCGTCCTCGCCTCGCTCAACGTCGCCCTCCTCGTCTTCAACCTGGTGCCGCTGCTCCCCATGGACGGCGGCCACATCGCCGGCGCCCTC
This window harbors:
- a CDS encoding site-2 protease family protein yields the protein MESVLLFVLGVVIIAVGVALSIALHEVGHLLPAKLFGVKVTQYMIGFGPTLFSRRRGETEYGVKAIPLGGYIAMIGMYPPKHPGDRPTESSTGFFNGLASSEAQLEEPRRGAYATMIDEARAASAETIGDGEDHRAFYRLPVWKRVIVMAGGPFMNLVIATVLFTVLLCGIGIPQSTSTLAAVSQCVVPESQRATATCTADDPLAPGAAAGLLPGDTITAIDGTAVSTWNDLTPIIQRSAGVPLSVSVQRDGAPLTLTITPAENEVAVTDANGAPVTDASGAIETQTVGFIGISPTSALAQQPITAVPETVWSNITSVAHVILNLPQRLIDVAQAAFGSEARDANGPISVVGVGRIAGEIAASDQLPVVSKVQTMVGVLASLNVALLVFNLVPLLPMDGGHIAGALWEGLRRRIAKLFGRRDPGPVDIARLLPLTYVVVLVLGGMSALLIYADIVKPITLF